The Diabrotica virgifera virgifera chromosome 10, PGI_DIABVI_V3a genome has a window encoding:
- the LOC126893026 gene encoding uncharacterized protein LOC126893026, which yields MTDGNTSANTSVSVDRISVKTPPFWPNDPEIWFLQVENQFTLANITSDATKFNYIVANLDTAYILKVRDIIVSPPATESYAKLKSELIKRLSASQQQKIKRLLEHEELGDRRPSQFLRHLQSLAGTTVPDNIVRSLWLGRLPASTEAILATQAKASLDAVAELADTISEAIAPRTQISEASNALESTIVKLTAELADMKIQLASLSQAQAQTNTYRRNRSNSRRRPYPRDSSYSREHNSDILCDQAQKCSPPCKHQGNIAGSR from the coding sequence ATGACGGACGGTAATACCAGTGCCAACACCAGTGTTTCAGTTGAtcggatttcagttaaaaccccaCCGTTCTGGCCCAACGATCCTGAAATATGGTTCCTGCAAGTAGAAAACCAATTTACACTGGCAAATATAACCAGTGACGCAACCAAATTCAACTATATAGTTGCCAATTTAGACACAGCCTACATATTAAAAGTTAGGGACATCATTGTTTCACCACCAGCCACAGAGAGttatgcaaaattaaaatcagaatTAATTAAGAGACTTAGTGCATCACAgcaacaaaaaattaaaagactaCTTGAGCATGAAGAACTGGGCGATCGAAGACCTTCGCAGTTCTTACGACATTTACAGTCTTTAGCAGGCACAACGGTACCAGACAATATTGTAAGGTCTCTGTGGTTAGGTAGACTGCCAGCGTCTACAGAGGCTATTCTAGCTACTCAAGCTAAAGCTAGTTTGGACGCAGTTGCCGAGCTAGCTGACACAATATCTGAAGCTATAGCTCCTAGGACCCAAATTTCAGAAGCTTCTAACGCTCTTGAAAGCACCATTGTTAAATTGACAGCcgaattagctgacatgaaaatcCAGCTAGCTAGCTTGTCGCAGGCTCAAGCACAAACAAACACATACCGTCGCAACCGCAGCAACTCAAGACGCAGACCATATCCTAGAGACAGTAGCTACAGTAGGGAACATAATAGTGATATATTATGTGACCAGGCTCAAAAGTGCTCTCCTCCGTGCAAGCATCAGGGAAACATCGCGGGCAGTCGGTAA